The following coding sequences lie in one Rhizobium rhododendri genomic window:
- a CDS encoding YbhB/YbcL family Raf kinase inhibitor-like protein, translating into MRTSDRFPSAIVLAAVAGLILPASAVPAFAADLAVSFGKAEPGRMLPPANAACVVHQGKLRPGRNESPSLSWSKGPTGTKSYAVTMVDPDVPVDRSGFNRDDTVIAETAPREEFVHWVLADIPSDFSHLPEAIDGNGLTKAGLPLKRTDHGRRGQNGFGEGSLKNGPQGGYHGACPPWNDQRIHHYRVTVYALDVEHLGLPDAFTRADLLLAADGHILSSGTAELRYTLNARARE; encoded by the coding sequence ATGCGAACGAGTGACAGATTTCCGAGTGCCATTGTGCTTGCCGCCGTGGCTGGCCTCATTCTCCCCGCCTCGGCAGTGCCGGCCTTTGCCGCCGATCTTGCGGTCAGCTTCGGCAAGGCCGAGCCCGGACGTATGCTGCCGCCGGCAAATGCTGCCTGCGTCGTGCATCAGGGCAAGCTCAGGCCGGGACGAAACGAGAGCCCGTCGCTGTCCTGGTCGAAGGGCCCGACGGGCACGAAATCCTATGCCGTCACCATGGTCGATCCCGACGTGCCCGTCGATCGCAGCGGCTTCAACAGGGATGACACGGTGATTGCCGAGACCGCGCCGCGCGAGGAATTCGTCCATTGGGTGCTGGCCGACATTCCCTCCGACTTCAGCCACTTGCCCGAGGCAATCGACGGCAACGGCCTGACCAAGGCGGGACTGCCGCTGAAACGCACCGACCACGGCCGGCGAGGACAGAACGGCTTTGGCGAGGGGTCGCTGAAGAACGGCCCGCAGGGCGGCTATCACGGCGCCTGCCCACCCTGGAACGATCAGCGCATCCACCACTATCGCGTCACCGTCTACGCGCTGGATGTGGAGCACCTCGGCCTGCCGGACGCGTTCACCCGGGCGGACCTGCTGCTGGCCGCCGATGGCCATATCCTGTCGAGCGGCACCGCCGAACTGCGCTATACATTGAACGCCAGGGCCAGGGAATGA
- a CDS encoding histidine phosphatase family protein, with protein MRIFLVRHGESLGNLDGHAYREFGDHNVPLSQWGYRQVAQAGGVIAKYLDSLPEFERPKLRVWFSPFLRTRQSKDALLTVLPAATVGKVREDYLLREQDFGVFTEIYDHVEQRQKFPDEFERWARLRSNGAKFYARPPDGESRADVAQRMRLFLQTVMHEALHGHDSVLIVGHGVTNRAFEMNFLQHPVTWLEESDNPGNADVTLIEGNGTRGYTSTLLHKAADRQPGQDELRDAVLPSGLSGPGA; from the coding sequence ATGCGCATCTTTCTCGTTCGCCACGGCGAATCCCTCGGCAACCTCGATGGCCATGCCTACCGTGAATTCGGCGACCACAACGTGCCCTTGAGCCAATGGGGCTATCGTCAGGTGGCGCAGGCTGGCGGCGTGATTGCCAAATACCTGGACAGCCTTCCCGAGTTCGAGCGTCCGAAGCTGCGCGTCTGGTTCTCGCCGTTCCTCAGGACGCGCCAGAGCAAGGATGCGCTTTTGACGGTGTTGCCAGCAGCAACCGTCGGCAAGGTGCGGGAAGACTATCTGTTGCGCGAGCAGGATTTCGGAGTCTTCACCGAGATCTACGACCATGTCGAGCAAAGGCAGAAGTTTCCGGACGAGTTCGAGCGGTGGGCGCGGCTGCGCAGCAATGGCGCCAAGTTTTACGCCCGGCCACCGGATGGCGAAAGCCGCGCCGACGTGGCGCAGCGCATGCGGCTGTTCCTGCAGACCGTCATGCATGAGGCACTGCACGGCCACGATAGCGTATTGATCGTCGGCCACGGCGTTACCAACCGTGCCTTCGAGATGAATTTCCTGCAGCATCCCGTCACCTGGCTCGAAGAATCCGACAATCCCGGGAATGCCGACGTGACGCTGATCGAAGGCAACGGGACGCGCGGCTACACGTCGACACTGCTGCACAAGGCTGCCGACCGACAGCCCGGACAGGACGAATTGCGCGATGCAGTCCTGCCGTCTGGGCTCTCAGGCCCCGGAGCCTGA
- a CDS encoding D-alanine--D-alanine ligase family protein yields the protein MSSKPRIAVLFGGRSSEHEVSLMSAANVVGAMDRSRYEIVPIAVTRSGEWLLIDWDGATMPSAVPATGTGVCLLPGGRGRMMAMPPAGAAYELPPVSVVFPVLHGLFGEDGSVQGHCEVADVAYVGCGILGSVAALDKDIAKRLLADAGLAVAPSVTLRRGDPASFETISTTLGLPVFVKPARQGSSVGVGRARTSDEFTGVLSDAFRHDDKVLVETFVDGREIECAVLEDADGSLVVSLPGEIVPAEKHGFYSYDAKYIDADGAVVKVPADLPDQVAASIREIARRAFLALGCEGMARVDVFLKVDGTVTINEVNTIPGFTNISMYPKAFAASGIDNTELIDRLIAHALRRDSARRSDKAASAKSEVAAA from the coding sequence ATGTCCAGCAAGCCGAGAATCGCAGTCCTTTTTGGGGGACGTTCCTCCGAGCACGAGGTTTCGCTCATGTCCGCCGCCAATGTGGTCGGCGCCATGGATCGCTCCCGCTACGAGATCGTCCCCATCGCCGTCACCCGCAGCGGCGAATGGCTGTTGATCGACTGGGACGGCGCGACGATGCCTTCGGCCGTGCCGGCGACCGGCACCGGCGTCTGCCTGCTGCCGGGCGGCCGCGGACGGATGATGGCGATGCCGCCGGCGGGCGCGGCCTATGAGTTGCCCCCGGTCTCTGTGGTGTTTCCGGTGCTGCATGGCCTGTTCGGCGAGGACGGCTCGGTGCAGGGGCACTGCGAGGTCGCCGATGTCGCCTATGTCGGCTGCGGTATTCTCGGCTCGGTCGCGGCGCTGGACAAGGACATCGCCAAGCGGCTGCTTGCGGATGCCGGGCTTGCGGTTGCCCCCTCGGTGACGCTGCGGCGCGGCGACCCGGCGTCGTTCGAGACGATCTCGACGACGCTCGGGCTACCCGTCTTCGTTAAACCGGCCCGGCAGGGATCGTCGGTCGGCGTCGGCAGGGCACGGACGTCCGACGAGTTCACCGGGGTCCTCAGCGACGCCTTCCGTCATGACGACAAGGTGCTGGTGGAAACCTTCGTCGACGGCCGCGAGATCGAATGCGCGGTGCTGGAGGATGCCGACGGTTCGCTGGTCGTCTCGCTTCCCGGCGAGATCGTGCCGGCCGAAAAGCACGGCTTCTACAGCTACGACGCCAAGTACATCGATGCCGACGGCGCCGTCGTCAAAGTACCCGCCGATCTGCCGGACCAGGTGGCCGCAAGCATCCGCGAAATCGCCCGCCGCGCCTTTCTGGCGCTCGGCTGCGAGGGCATGGCCCGTGTCGACGTCTTCCTGAAGGTCGATGGGACGGTCACCATCAACGAAGTCAACACCATCCCCGGCTTCACCAACATCAGCATGTATCCAAAAGCCTTCGCCGCCAGCGGTATCGACAACACCGAACTCATCGATCGCCTGATCGCCCACGCGCTGCGCCGCGATAGCGCGCGGCGGTCTGACAAAGCAGCCTCGGCCAAAAGCGAGGTGGCTGCGGCCTGA
- a CDS encoding superoxide dismutase produces the protein MAFELPELPYDYDALSPFMSKETLEFHHDKHHKAYVDNGNKLAAEAGMSDLSVEEVVKKSFGTNAGLFNNAAQHYNHIHFWKWMKKGGGGNKLPGKLETAFASDLGGYDKFKADFAAAGTTQFGSGWAWLSVKNGKLEISKTPNGENPLVHGASPILGVDVWEHSYYIDYRNARPKYLEAFIDSLINWDHVLEMYETATK, from the coding sequence ATGGCTTTCGAATTGCCTGAACTTCCCTATGACTACGATGCGCTTTCCCCCTTCATGTCGAAGGAAACCCTCGAGTTTCACCACGACAAGCATCACAAGGCCTATGTCGACAACGGCAACAAGCTCGCCGCCGAAGCCGGCATGAGCGATCTGTCGGTCGAAGAGGTCGTCAAGAAGTCGTTCGGCACCAATGCCGGTCTCTTCAACAACGCTGCCCAGCACTACAACCACATCCATTTCTGGAAGTGGATGAAGAAGGGCGGCGGCGGCAACAAGCTGCCCGGCAAGCTGGAAACAGCCTTCGCCTCCGATCTCGGCGGCTATGACAAGTTCAAGGCCGATTTCGCAGCCGCAGGCACCACGCAGTTCGGCTCCGGCTGGGCCTGGCTCTCCGTCAAGAACGGCAAGCTCGAAATCTCCAAGACACCGAACGGCGAAAACCCGCTAGTCCACGGCGCAAGCCCGATCCTCGGCGTCGACGTCTGGGAACACTCCTATTACATCGACTACCGCAACGCCCGCCCGAAATATCTCGAGGCATTCATCGACAGCCTGATCAACTGGGATCACGTGCTGGAAATGTACGAAACGGCAACCAAGTAA
- a CDS encoding helix-turn-helix transcriptional regulator translates to MSESRLILERLRRLVAEDRRPMAPLADRNAAPSLFSFVTHRRERIAGAAFARLSIVVIVEGSKEVLSMGRHQRLDAGTVLVLPSGWRGEVVNDPDPASGAYRAIFIDFPDALVRRAESGLSPLRRPALAHIGLDAALAEAIRHAGDGIMDGNLPTMIAEHRVLEILMVLAMRGALPARAETTTDAIRALVRWQPDRAWTADLIAAELGTSNATLRRRLGMEGTSLRAVIAGERMALAETMLAEDGLSLREAALATGYRSPRRFAERRRALIQHGTTEPI, encoded by the coding sequence ATGTCTGAATCCCGTCTCATTCTCGAGCGCCTGCGCCGTCTGGTGGCTGAAGATCGCAGGCCGATGGCGCCGCTCGCCGACCGGAATGCCGCACCGTCGCTGTTCTCCTTCGTCACCCACAGGCGCGAGCGCATTGCCGGTGCCGCCTTTGCGCGCCTGTCGATCGTTGTCATCGTCGAGGGCAGCAAGGAAGTGCTCAGCATGGGCCGCCATCAGCGTCTCGATGCCGGCACGGTTCTGGTGCTGCCGTCCGGTTGGCGCGGCGAGGTCGTCAACGATCCGGATCCGGCAAGCGGCGCATACCGCGCCATCTTCATCGACTTCCCGGATGCGCTGGTGCGCCGGGCAGAGTCCGGCCTCTCTCCGCTGCGGCGGCCTGCGCTTGCCCACATCGGGCTCGATGCGGCGCTTGCCGAGGCGATCCGCCATGCCGGCGACGGGATCATGGACGGCAATCTGCCGACGATGATCGCCGAACACCGGGTGCTGGAAATCCTGATGGTTCTGGCAATGCGTGGCGCCCTGCCCGCGCGGGCGGAGACCACGACCGATGCCATCCGGGCGCTGGTGCGCTGGCAGCCCGACCGGGCCTGGACTGCCGACCTGATCGCCGCCGAGCTCGGCACCAGCAATGCGACGCTGCGCCGGCGGCTGGGGATGGAGGGCACCTCGCTCCGTGCCGTGATTGCCGGCGAGCGCATGGCACTGGCCGAAACGATGCTGGCGGAGGATGGGCTTAGCCTGCGGGAAGCGGCGCTGGCGACAGGCTACCGCTCGCCCAGGCGCTTTGCAGAACGCCGGCGGGCGCTCATCCAGCACGGCACGACCGAGCCGATTTAA